Below is a genomic region from Ziziphus jujuba cultivar Dongzao chromosome 7, ASM3175591v1.
ATGCATATAATCTTCCTTAGGAAACTCGCCCTCCATATAGTTCTTGAGAATCACCTATTTATTTCTAACCTCTACCTTGCCCTCTTTCATtgtactctctctctcaaaaGATTCACTGAATTGCATATGTATGCAACTTAGACAGTCTTTCTTATACTTATAATGCACAAATGTGTTTCTGTAATTGTTGACTTCATTTTCTCTAAAAAATTAATCGAGTCAAGATATATATACTTGATTATGTAGAAATGTGTAATTGCTTACATTAATTAGTCCTCTCCTCGCTtatcaaatcatcattttatacttttaagTCTTTTCTACAATTTTTGCCTTTGTattttctctacttttttttttttttggtattaattaGACAGTTAAACTGGTTTTGGCCACCCCTaacaaagattttaaaaaaaataataacaaagaaaaacttGAACTGTGAGTCCATGAAAATTGACTTGTtaactttgtaatttatttattatgtagtCTAGATGTTGTTGTATTGCTTTTACTTAAATTATTGTTGgatattaaaactttatttttgttggatattagaacattatgattttttttttttttaagtggcaAGTGTGGTCATTTTTCTTTAcccctttttttgtttgtaattaCGTTCTTTTACTCATGTTTCTCTGTAAATAGTTTCTTTTAGGTTTTTGTTGCTTCTACAACATAAATTTGGCATGGCTTTTGTTAGTTGGGAAGTTTGGTAagcttatatatatgtttgttactTTGTTAGATatgtttttcaagttttaaaatttttttacaaggttttaattttgttgagtTATTCTGTTAGTACACTGTTATTGGTTGATAAAGATGATCAGAATGTAAATAGCATGgttcatattaatattattaacaactcttcactattttttttagtttagagtaattaatattaattggtTTCCTTCTCTTCAATccgaaaattaaaataaattataattgtcAGTGATGGAATATTCATTAATATTTGTACGAGTAAGTTCTATTAGGTTGGTTTATATGGAATTCAAGATTCAAAATGTTATACTATTTATATCTAACACCATTTTTTAATGAAACATAAATGTTACCAGGTCAACATATATAGGTGCAACTCATTTTAGGAAGAAATTATTTCATTCGTTTCACTTTTGTACCATATCTAATTAACAAAAGTAATTCAATACacagatattttcttttttaaaactataaaattacatagacttttgtttaatatattaatgcatgtattttacaatttttagaaTATGTTATATTTGGAAATAAGGGAGAATCATAATTAGTAATATTTGGTCAGGTTAATGAAGATAATGAGGTCGTGAAAGTGAGGCAAAAATGACAAGCAGTGTAGACTTTTCATAACCAAATGACGCTGAGAAGAGATcacaaaaactataaaattctGGTAAAAAACTGTAACTTTTTGTAGACTATTACAAAATACTTTGTTGTCAATTTATCCTACAATAGGAGCACTAAcattgatattttcaaaattgcaagatgtaatagaaaataatttatatattaccTATTGTAtttctattaaatcttgcaattATCTTAGAAAAGTACCAATGATGCTAAGACATCCTTATTTATGatgcaaatattttatgtttttactactcattatcttttttatctttttgctcTGTGAaagaatatcatattttctacgAATAAGTCATCCTTGATAGAATGTTTTATATGATTAttctattcaaataaattttctcattcttattaatataaaattgaaaaattgattaatagatatatattttttaaattatcatattatagcaatcataaaattattttaattacaactattccaaacaaaaaatgaacaatTAGATATTCAAATTTCACATTAAACCCCGTGTACGTGGCCACATCTAgtataacatataaataaattgctTTAATAgatttgtttataaaaataaaaataaaaaataaaatatattaaaagagCACCAATATTATGCAACATACTCAAAAATTAAATCCATGATACAACAATACATCTCgtttagacaaaataatataaacgagaaacagagaaagagaaacaaaatatgaaaggacaaagaaaacaaaacaaaatattaaaaatgacacCGGTTACAGCATTACTTGCTAGCTTCCAGATTTTGCCACTTGGATGCTAATTCAGAGAGTGCCCTCGTGGATGATCCATCTTTGCTCAGTGCCCTGTTGGCTGCATCTTTCAAGTCATTCATACGTTGTCCAAGCCTCTTCCCCTCTTCCCCTTCAATTAGACCCTTAACAACTTTGACAATTTCCTCGCGTCCAATTAACCCACTTTCACTAGCTTTTGGTCTCAATGCCACTTTCAGAACCTCCACCAGCATTACTGCATTCATTTCTTGCTCGGCAAAGAGTGGCCAAGCAATTAGCGGTTTACCAAACATGACACCTTCAAGCGTGGAGTTCCAACCACAGTGGGTTAGGAACCCACCGGTTGAGCCATGCCTAAGGATTTCAATTTGTGGTGCCCATGATGCAACCACAAGTCCCTGTCCCTTAGTCCTCCCCAAAAACCCATTTGGTAAAACCTCAGAAGGGTCAAAATCGCCTTGACTTAGTTGACTATTAAGATAAGCAGCACTGGGAAGCTCGTTCGATCTTCTGACAACCCACAAGAACTTTTGTCCACTCATTTCCAAACCCAAAGCCAGCTCCTTCAGCTGTTCAGTAGAGAGGGTCCCACCGCTTCCGAACGAGACATATAGGACCGAGCCACATGGCTGATTGTCTAACCAGGTTGAACATTCTGACCCATGGTCATCACTACTTGAACCGGTTTGAATAATCGGTCCAATTGGATAAACCGGCGGACTAATAATACAATTTGGTTCTCCTTTTTGATGTTGCATAGCTTTTATAGCTCCAAACTCCATGTCCGTGAATGTATTTACCATAATACCCTCCACTTCAGTGAGCCGTTTCGCGAGGTTTAGAAAGCATTTATAAATTTCGCTTTTCCTGTTTTGAAAAGGTTCGGGAAGATCTTTACCACGGATGGGTATGGCTCCGGGAATCTCCATCGGTCCCGGCAGATCTCTAAACTCGCAGGGAACTGTCACGTCCAGCTTTGGAGCCATCAAAAACAAGGACAAAACCGTAGCCGGTGAAGGAAAGAAAATGAAGGCAGGGATATTGAATTCCTTAGCAACATCTAATGTATCAGTTCCAAACAAATCGGTGAGGAAAGCAGACAAGTGGGCTTTGGACACCAAAGACTCCAAAACATGTCGAAGAGATGGAAGCGAGCGAGACATAGTGAGGATAATCTGAAGTATAGGTACGATACCATTGGGAAAGTCGTTAAAGCTGACTGGAGGAAGAAAAATGGAGTCGATGGAGGTTGGAAGGGACTCAACAATGGCTTTTGTGGCCTTGGATGGAGGGCCATTGTTGGGTATTATGCAAGTGACGTGGAAGTTGTTGTTTTGTAGAAGAAGACGTTTGGCGAACTCGACGAATGGGATTAGGTGGCTAATCCCGGGACTTGGGAGAATGGCTATGTGGAATTTTTGCTTCATTGCcatgaaatatattaaaatcaattcGTCTGGATAATAATGGAAATGAGTGAGAAATGGGAAAACAAGGCAGCGAGACTAGGTATATATTAATGAAGAAGTTTTTCATATTCTTTGGTGACATGGATAAATTGTTTGTTTGTAGgccatttaaaacaaaaaaaaaaaaaaaaatgctatattTCCTCGTCCATATATTATTCTGTGAACAGTTTGCCGAGAAGTATCGAGGAAGAAGTcagcaaaaaaaccaaaaaggaaaaaataaaaaagattcgaaaaagaaaatgaatcaaaccatttttttaattataaatagcaAATAACGGTTCCTCCATGTTGTGTCAAATTCTAGTTTTCTGGTACGAAAAGCAAATGTCGTATGCATGTTATGTAAGACAGTTACGTCAGCATTGCGATTGAGGCACGAAATAGGAGGTCAAAGAATGGTATTAAACTAGAGTAGTCTTCTTGACCAACCTGGCTACTTATTCGTTTTATTCAcgccaaaaggaaaaaaaatttcggcagtatttttttatttatttcagtaCTGTATAATTTTGATCAAAAATTTATACCAATCACTTTTtcacaccctttttttttcttttataaaaaaaaaatgtttttttttaattccactttttcaaatatctaaaccagtttttaatttatcatttatttatatttccaatttaGTTGAGTAAATTTTATTGGCAATATAGAACctgtgatttttaattttattggtaTAGCAAAATATTTCAGTTAGggaagtaaaaaaaagaaaaaaaatgcaatgctTCCAAAATAGGTACCCTATAGGCATAGAATACATCCTATGTCTATGTTAGACGGAGCACATATTCGAAGAATAttctagtttttttaattttggttaaaGATTTACTCATTCAATTAttaccaaaaccaaaaataaaaataaaaaataaataaaaatacaagaaaGCTTGCTTGGTCGTCCTTCCCGGTAGTCGATGACAAATTAGCCAATCAATTCATCGATTTAAAGTTGAACTAGCCCAACGGCTAAAAAACATATGACCCACTCATGCACTCGCCGTTTTCTATATCTGCCACATATCTTTAACTTTTCACAAAATGAAAGCatttttcaatcaaaacaaaagccagggaaatttatatttattacaaaacTACCATCATTTTTCTCACGAAAATGCAAATCCAGTACCAGCGTGGCTAATTAGTTTTGTAATTACAATAaatgaaacaataatatttgCTGGTCGTccatttatttctaattaaattaaaagtataaatcgttaataaatttgacaaataaagaaaaggatTGCAGGAATaggaaaataagaagaaaaccttaatgaaaaaataaaaagattctaatttgaaaacaaataaaatacataattggcatatttaattaattaatgatatatatttattaatttattcaatttttattgattattttgtgttttttgtaattatattttataaatttattatagttttagttagttaaataaacaaaaattaaaagttaaaaaatgtgacataaaagtttttaattatatgaaagcatttatttttttataattgaaaaatagaaTGAATATCAATGCTATAATTGAATTGGATATGttatataacatttaaaaaatacatgtgaaataaaaaaaaattgaaaaaaatgttaaagaagACTCTTTCACAAAAATTAATCCAGTGGCAACAtgctaataaaatataaaactaattgGTAACCttttgtgtgaattgtgttttagttttgattttgaaagaaaGTCGAAAGATaccttttacattaaaaaaaaaaatactagaaatattaaataaatattttaaaatatttataaaaaattacatatcaaaatttcattaatttcatatttatttttttttaaaaaaaaaatacttatttattattaaattaaataatatattaatcaataaaatatatatacataatttttaataaaaattttgatatatttaattgaaatcCTGACAGACCAAAAAAGTGGGCGAACGTTTGGGCGGGTGAATGGAGTGAGAGCTGCAGCCTACCATTTCTCAAAACTTTTAGGATAGTTTAAGTCTTTGATTACGTTATTTTGTAAATAGCATCTAGACTCTGcttttttataattaggaaaaaaaaaaaaaaagagaaaaaacaaacaataatatacgtatgcttttattttatatatatatatatatatatatatataattttgcaaaGGCAATTGATAGAACGAGCGTCTTAATTAGTGTTTTAAACCTCCGATTTAACTTTGTTTTGCACGATAGTTCCCTTGTTTAATGTTTTCAGTTTCCGTACTCATCCAGAATATTTCAGCTTCTTCAAGCTTCAAATCCCTTCTGCCTATAGCTTCAAATAATTTGGAACATTTGAGCAACCTTGGCGAATTGTATATTTCATCATTCTATATATTTACCTACTTGATTATTTTAATGACTTCACATGAATCGCCGCTTTTGTGTAGGAAATTCGAAAAGTTTGTCTGCCTATTGATTCTTGaaatccatataaaaaaaattaaatctatgGGACGACAATACATATTGTCTTTAGGTAACATAGTCGAAACGAGAAAGAGAAACAAACAttatcccccccaaaaaaaaaaaaaaaaaaaagcgcacACACAAACAGAATTAAAAATGATTGTGATATATAGTTCTACTTGGGAGCTTCCACATTTTGCCACTTGGATGCTAATTCAGAAAGTGCCCTTGTGGAAGATCCATCTTTGCTCAGTGCCCTGTTAGCTGCATCTTTCAGGTCATTCATCCGTTGTCCAAGCCTCTTTCCCTCTTCCCCTTCAATTAGATCCCTAACAACTTTGGCAATTTCCTCGCGTTCCACCAACCCATTTTCATTAGCTTTTGGTCTCAATCCCACTTTCAGAACCTCCACCAGCATTACTGCATTCATTTCTTGCTCGGCAAAGAGTGGCCAAGTAATTAGCGGTTTACCAAACAAAACACCTTCAAGTGTGGAGTTCCAACCACAGTGGGTTAGGAACCCACCCGATTGAGCCATGCCTCAGGATTTCAATTTGTGGGGCCCAAGATGCAACCACTAGTCCCTGTCCCTTAGTTCTCTCCAAAAACCCATTTGGTAAAACCTCAGAAGGGTCGAAATCGCCTTGACCATTAAAATAAGCAGCATTGGGAAGCTCGTTTGGTCTTCTGACAACCCACAAGAACTTTTGTCCACTCATTTCCAAACCCAAGGCCAACTCCTTCAGCTGTACTGGAGAGAGGGTCCCACCGCTTCCGAACGAGACATATAGGATCGAGCCACGTGGCTGATTGTCTAACCATTTTAAACATTCTGACCCCTTAGCTTCAGTACCACTTGAACCGGTTTGAATAATCGGTCCAATTGGATAAACAGGGGGACTAATAACGCTATTTGGTTCTCCTTGTTGAGCTTGCAGAGCTTTCATGACTCCATACTCCATGTCCGTGAAGGTATTTACCACAATACCCTTCACTTGATTGAGCCCTTTGGCAAGGTCTAGAAGGCGCTTATACATTTCGTTTTTCCTATCTTGAAACGGGTGGGGAAGATCTTTACCACTGATGGGTATGAATCCCGGAATCTCCACCGGTTCCAGCAAATCTCTAAACTCGCAGCAAACTGTCTCGTCCAGCTTTGGAGTGATAAAAAATAAGGACAAAACCGTAGCCGGTGAAGGATAGAAAATGAAGGGAGGGATATTGAATTCCTTAGCAACATCTAATGTACTACTTCCGAACATATCGGTGAGGAAAGCAGACAAGTGGGTTTTGGAGACCAGAGACTCCAAAACATGTCGAAGGGACGTAAGAGAGCGAGTAACGGTGAGGACAATCTGGAGTCCAGGTGCGACACCGTTAGGAAAGTCATCAAAGTTGACTGGAGGGAGAAAAATGGAGTCGATGGAGGTTGGAAGGGACTCAACGATGGCTTTGGTGGCTTTGGATGGAGGGGCATCGGTGGGTATTATGAAAGTGACGTGGAAGTTGTTGTGTTGTAGAACAAGACGTTTAGCGAACTCGGCGAAAGGGATCAAGTGGCTAAACCCAGGACTTGGGAAAATGGCTATGTGAGATTTTTTCTTCATTGCCATGGCGAATGATAAAATCAATTTCGTTTGTCTAATAATGGATATTTGATTGAGAATTGAGAATTCAATCCAGAGAGACTATTATATAACTATACATAATGATGCGGTTTTTCAATATTCTTTAGAGTCGTGAACAATTTGTTTGTTAATaggcaatttaaaaaaaaataaaacaaaatactaTTTTTCCTGGTTCATATTATTCTATGAATAGTAGC
It encodes:
- the LOC107422690 gene encoding hydroquinone glucosyltransferase-like encodes the protein MAMKQKFHIAILPSPGISHLIPFVEFAKRLLLQNNNFHVTCIIPNNGPPSKATKAIVESLPTSIDSIFLPPVSFNDFPNGIVPILQIILTMSRSLPSLRHVLESLVSKAHLSAFLTDLFGTDTLDVAKEFNIPAFIFFPSPATVLSLFLMAPKLDVTVPCEFRDLPGPMEIPGAIPIRGKDLPEPFQNRKSEIYKCFLNLAKRLTEVEGIMVNTFTDMEFGAIKAMQHQKGEPNCIISPPVYPIGPIIQTGSSSDDHGSECSTWLDNQPCGSVLYVSFGSGGTLSTEQLKELALGLEMSGQKFLWVVRRSNELPSAAYLNSQLSQGDFDPSEVLPNGFLGRTKGQGLVVASWAPQIEILRHGSTGGFLTHCGWNSTLEGVMFGKPLIAWPLFAEQEMNAVMLVEVLKVALRPKASESGLIGREEIVKVVKGLIEGEEGKRLGQRMNDLKDAANRALSKDGSSTRALSELASKWQNLEASK